A stretch of DNA from Streptomyces sp. NBC_01197:
AAGAGGACTGCCGCGTCGAGCGCGTGCACGGCCGGCCAGCGCTGGGCGCCGTCCCCCGGGTAGCCGGACACTCCGGTCCGGCGGGCGATGCCGGTCAGCATCCCGGCGAACCCGCCCGTGCCCTGGTTGTGAACCGTGCGCGGCAGACGTACGGCCGCGCTCCGGACACCGCGCGAGGCCAGGCCCAGGGCCGCCGTGACCGCGCGACCACGGCCACCGACCACCCCTTCGGTCGACAGTGGGTCGGCCTCGGTGGAGACGCGGCCCGGTACGGAGGGCGTACCCGAGACGGTGACGAAGGGACGGTCGCTGCCGATGAGTTCCTCGCCGAGGGCCGCGATGGCGGCGCTCTCCTCGGCGACCGCGTTGGCGAGGGCGTCGGGGCTGCTGAAGTCATTGGCGAATGCCAGGTGGATCACCCCGTCGGCCTGGGCGACGCCGGCGCGGAGGACGTCCAGATCGGCGAGAGCTCCCCGCAGCGGCTCGGCGCCGGCGGCGTCGGCGGCGAGCGCGGACGCGTCGGAGCGGGCGAGTGCGAGGACCGTGTGGCCGTTCCCGAGCAGTTCGGCGACGACGGCGGATCCGATCAGACCGGTGCCACCGGTGACAAAGACGCGCATGGGACTCATGGAACTCTCCCTCAAGTGATGGGACTCCTGTCCCGTCACTCTACTGGAGGGATGGGACAAGAGTCCCGTCACCTATGATGGATCCATGAGCCGATGGGAACCAGGGGCGCGCGAACGTCTCGTCGTGGCTGCTGTCGACCTGTTCACCGAGCAGGGGTACGACGGCACGACGGTCGCGCAGATCGCCGAGCGCGCCGGCGTCACCAAAAGCACTTTCTTCCGGCACTTCCCCGATAAGCGCGAACTGCTGGTGGCCGGGCAGGAGGCGCTGAGCCGGCTGCTGACCGAGGGGATAGCCGAGGCGCCCGGTAACGCGAGTCCGCTGGGGGCGGTCGCTGCCGGTCTTGAGCGAGCTTCGGCAGCGATGGGCCCCATGAACCGCGAGCTCGCCCCCCGGCTGAAGGCGGCCGTCGCCGCCAGCGCCGAACTCCAGGAGCGTGACGCCCTCAAGGGCGTCAGCCTCGCGGCCGCGATGACAACGGCTCTGGTCGCCCGCGGCGTACCCGATCCGACTGCGGCTCTCGCGGGTGAGCTGGGCGTCCTCGCCTTCAAACGAGGCTTCGCCGCATGGTCCGATGGCGACCGTGATGCCAAGGACGAGCTCACCGGATACACCCTGGCGGCCCTGGACGAACTGCGCGCGGCGAGCGCGTCGCTGGGCTGACAGGCCAAAAACCTCAGGCGCTCATCGGCGGAGAGCTGATGTGCCGGCACGGGCGCGCCGTGGCTATGTTCTGCGGCGTGTGCCGCGGGAGCTTCCCCGTCCGGAGGATTCGTCCAGGGCTCTTCCCCGGGCGGAGAGGATTCGTCCAGGGATCCTCTCCGCCCGGGAGGATCCCTCCAGGGCGTCGCTCCGCAGGCGCCATTGACTCTTGCAGGCGCCGCCCGCACCCTCCCGGCATGACCGCATCTCATCAGGCTCCGTTCGCTCCGTGCGCCGGCGAGAGCTGGCGCTCGCCGTGGGAGATGTACGCGACACTGCGCGACGCGCACCCCCTCCACTACGTCACCGACGGCGACTACTGGGTCCTGACCCGCTACGCGGAGGTGCTCGCCGCCGCCCGCGACACGGACCGCTACTCCTCCGCCGACGGCCTGACGATCACCTACGGCGAGCGCGAACGCCTCGGCATCACCGACGCCGCCCCGATGGTGATGCTGGACCCGCCCGAGCACACCGAGTTCCGCCGGTTGGTCACCCGCGGCTACACCCCGCGCCGGGTCGCCGACATCGAGCCGCACGTCCGCGCCTTCGTCCGGTCCCGCCTGGACCACATCGCCGATCTCGGCGGCAACTGCGACATCGTCGCCGAACTCTTCAGACCGTTGCCCAGCTACGTCGTCGGCCGCTATCTCGGCGTCCCCGAACACGACCGCGCCCACTTCGACGGCTGGACCCACGTCATCGTCGAGGCCAACGCGCTGGGCGACCCGCTCGTCGCCGCCGAAGCCGTCACCAGCCTCTTCGGCTACTTCACCGAGCGCGTTCCACTGGTCCGGGGCTTCCTCCGAGTAGAGTCCCCGCTCCGGCAAGGTGGACCGGGCGACAGTATCGAGCAGTTCGGTCAGTTCGTCCTCCGCCGTACCGCCTGCCGCGGTGAAGAAGCAGTGTGGCGTCTCGGTGCGCCGGAGGAACTCCTCGACGAGGCTGGACTTGCCGACGCGCCGCCGACCGCGGATGAGGATGCACCGGCCTGGTTTCGTCGACCCGACGGCATCGTGAACCGCCTGCAAAGGGCTGTCCCGCAATTCCTGGTGGATCAGCGCGCGGCGTCAGATGCGGTGCATCGCAAGGCGGAGGGACGTCCGCATACTGGATGTATGTGGACGTTCCGGCAACGCGGCGAGGTGCCGTAGCTGTCGTCGCGCGCCCGCCGGGAATTGCGGGACAGCCCTAAGGCGTTGCCGAGCATGTGCAGCGTGATCCCGCCCGATGAAGCGTCGCATGGCAAACCGCCCGTGGACGGTGGTATCGGTAAAGACACTATTCCTATCGATACATCTTCCTTTTCACTCCGGCATGACGCCGTGGACGCGGGAAAGGGTGAAAACGCGCTCTGCATCCCGCAGGTGGCACCAGGCTTCGAGGTAGGGCGGGTCGAGCATGAGGCGGCTGAGGGTGCGCACCGTCCGGTTGCCCGAGGTGGCGACATACTCGACGGTGATGGCCTGGCCGGCATCGATGGCGTGGGCGAGCTGACGGACGTCGCTGTACGGCAGGCGCTTCGCCCATCCTGCGACGATCTCCTCAGTGTCCGTCGCGAAGGGCGTTCCTCCGTCGAACGGCGCGGGTTCGGATGGGGGTCCTCCCG
This window harbors:
- a CDS encoding SDR family oxidoreductase, which produces MRVFVTGGTGLIGSAVVAELLGNGHTVLALARSDASALAADAAGAEPLRGALADLDVLRAGVAQADGVIHLAFANDFSSPDALANAVAEESAAIAALGEELIGSDRPFVTVSGTPSVPGRVSTEADPLSTEGVVGGRGRAVTAALGLASRGVRSAAVRLPRTVHNQGTGGFAGMLTGIARRTGVSGYPGDGAQRWPAVHALDAAVLFRLALEHAESGTSWHAVADEGDQVRDIAAVIGRQLNMPVESVPSETYGPLGEVFASDQPSSSAHTRKALGWEPKHPGLLEDLANIRP
- a CDS encoding TetR/AcrR family transcriptional regulator; protein product: MSRWEPGARERLVVAAVDLFTEQGYDGTTVAQIAERAGVTKSTFFRHFPDKRELLVAGQEALSRLLTEGIAEAPGNASPLGAVAAGLERASAAMGPMNRELAPRLKAAVAASAELQERDALKGVSLAAAMTTALVARGVPDPTAALAGELGVLAFKRGFAAWSDGDRDAKDELTGYTLAALDELRAASASLG